Part of the Thermoanaerobaculia bacterium genome is shown below.
GTCAGCCGGCGGATCGCCCCGGTCTTCGTCGACACCTCCCAGATGTCGAGGTTCCCGCTCCGGTTGGACGAGAAGGCGACCCACTCGCCGTCGGGGGAAAAGACCGGCTGGCGATCGGCGCTGGTGCCGCGAGTGAGCCATTTCGGAGGCTTCGCGGGGTCGGCCAGGTCGATCTCCGCGAGATTCTGGCGCGCGGTCGCGCCATCGGCCACCAGGACGCCGTCGGCCAGCGAATCGAGCGATTCCACCTCGAACGGGAGCCAGACGAGAGGCTTCGCGGCCCCCGACCGGACGTCTTCGCGCACGAGTCGGCTCCCGCCGTAGCGTGCCTGCAGCGCCTGCGCGAAGTGGAGGTCGCGCGACGACGCGCCCCAGACGACGCTCGAGATCAGTCCGAGGCTCGGAGGGACCGGAAGGGTGCGGTGCGAAGCGCCGTCCGACGCGACGAAATCGATCCGCGAGCCGCCGGCGAGCGCGGGATAGGAGGAAACGGCGATCGTCTTCCCGTCCGGCGAGTAGCGGGGCCAGCGGAGCAGCCGGTCGGAGACGCGGTAGATCTCCTTCGGTTCCCCGCCGTCGCTGCCGACGACGCTGAGCGTCGAGGAGGCGGGCACCCCGTTCACGCGGACGAACGCGATCGCCTTTCCGTCGGGCGACCAGTCGGCGTCTCCCGTCCGAACGGCGATCTTCCTCGGCGTGCCGCCGATCACCGGGATCCGGTACAGGTCCGCGTCCGTCGAGGTGACGGGGATGGCGAGCGGGAGTTCGCCGTGGAGAAACAGCACCTGCGCGCCGTCGGGGGAGAACCGGGGATCGAAGTCGCTGCCGGAGGTCAGCGCGACCTCGTCGCCCGTCGCGATCTGTTTCAACCAGATCCGCGGCGTGCCGTCACGGAAGGACGTGAACGCGATCGTCTTCCCGTCCGGCGAGACGGCGGGAAGCATGTCCTTGCCCGAGTGCGTCAGGGGCCGGATCGCGACGAGGGCAGGCTCGGGCGGGCGACGGAGGACCCGGTCCAGGAGCGCGCCGGCGGCGAGGGCCGCCGCCATGACGGCGACGGCCAGGGCCGGGGTCATGCGGATGCGCCGCCCGGGGAGCGTTTCCGGCCGCGCGGTTCCCGACGTCGACGCGGTACCGACCGCCTCGAGGTCGAAGGCGATGTCGCGCGCGGAGTGGAAGCGTTCGGCGGGGTTCTTCTCGAGACAGTGCCGGACGATCCGGTCGAGAGCCGGAGGAATGTTCCGTCCCGACTCGAGGAGCTCGGGCGGTTCGTCGCGGAGAATCGCCGACATCGTGTCGCTCGCCGTGTCGCGCCGGAACGCCCGGCGGCCCGAGAGCATTTCGTAGAGGATCGCGCCGAACGCAAAGACGTCGGACCGGGCGTCGACCGCGAGTCCGCGGACCTGCTCGGGGGACATGTAGCCGACGGTCCCCATGACCGTTCCCGGATCGGTCTGCTGCGAGAGCGTCGGCGCGCTCGTGACCTCGTCGGCGCCGGACGTCGAGGTCCTCTTGGCGAGCCCGAAATCGAGGATCTTCACGCGTCCCTCGCCCGTGAGGAAAACGTTCTCGGGCTTCAGATCCCGGTGGATGATGCCGCGCTCGTGCGCGGCGGCGAGGCCGATGGCCATCTGGTGCGCGTAGTCGATCGCCTTGCGCACCGGGATCGCCCCGGCTTCCAGCCGGTCGCGGAGCGTCTCTCCTTCCAGGAGCTCCATGACGGCGTAGGCGACGCCGCCCTCGCGTCCGAAATCGTAGATCCCGAGGATGTTCGGATGGTTCAGGGCGGCGACCGCCCGCGCCTCGCGCTCGAACCGGGCGAGGGCTTCCGCGTCCTCGGCCAGCCGCTCCGGGAGGACCTTGACCGCGACCTCGCGCCCGAGCTTCGTGTCGGCCGCGCGGTACACCTCGCCCATGCCTCCTGCCCCGAGAGGAGAGACGATTTGATAGCCGCCCAGCTTGACGCCGGAGGCGAGCGTCACGAGCGCCGTCCTGCCGCGCCGTTCACGGTGCCGGCGCCTCCGCGCGGGGCAGGGGCGGACCGCCTCGGCGATGCGCCACCAGCAGCAGGCCGGGCCCGAACGGAAGGAAGGCGAAGAGGCGGTCGATCGCGAACAGGGCCCGGACGGCGCGGACGAGCCATCGCCGGCGGCCGAGCTTCGCGATGCCGCGGAGCGCCGCGTCGTCGTCGGTCGGACGGCGGGACCGGCGCCGGTTCATCGGGAGGATGAAGAGCGCGTCGTAGACCAGCACGACCGGGAATCCCCAGAACGCCGCCTTTTCGACGTCGAACCCCGCGTTCCGGAAGAGGTTCGCGAGTTCCGCTCGCGTGTAGCGCCGGCGGTGCTCCGAATAGTCGTCCGACGCGGACCAGAGGATTTCGAGCGCCGGTACCGTGACGACGACCCTTCCTCCGGGAGCGAGCACGCGGCCGATCTCCGAAGCCGCCGCGCGGTCGTCGTCGAGGTGCTCCAGCGTCTCCCCGGACGTCACGCCGCCGAACGTCGCCGCGGCGAACGGAAGGTTCGTCAGGTCCCCGACGAGCACCGGGATCTCCGCCGTCCGACGCGCGAAGAGAGCGGCCTCGAAGGAGGAATCGATTCCGACGACCCTCAGGCCGGCGCCGGCGATTCGCTGCGCGAGCTGGCCGAGACCCACGGCAGCCTCGAGGACGAGGCTGTCCGGGGGCAGTCGCGCGATTTCGCGCTCGATCATCGCGATCCGATGATCGTGGCGGGGGCCGAACATCTCCGGATGCGTTCCCCACGCGTGCGTCCTGGTCGCTTCCGGCAACCCGTTTCCCTCGTTAATGGCGGTCCGCTCCCGGCCCGAGCAGGATCCGTCCCGGACGGGCCGCCGTGATCTTTCCCGCGTCGACGACGAGAACCCCGTTGACGGCGACGTAGGGGAACCCGGACGAATAATGCACGGGATCCGTGAACGTCGAGTTGACCTTCACCTTGTCGAGGTCGAACGCGACGACGTCGGCCGCCATCCCGGGCCGCAGGAGGCCGCGATCCCAGAGGTGAGCGCGCGAGGCGGACAGGGCCGTCATTTTCGCGACCGCCGTCTCGAGCGGCAGGACCTTGTCGTCGCGGACGTACTTCGCGAGGATGCGGGCCGTGGACGCCCACCCGCGCGGATGCGATTTCTCCTGCGAGAAGATCCCGTCCTCGGCTTCCGCGGAGGAATCGGTGCAGAAGGCGACCCACGGATCCTGCAGGGCCGCCTTCACGTCGTCCTCCGACATGATGAACGTGATGCAGTAGGAGTTCGCGCGGTCCGCGATGACGAGGTCCATCAGCGCGTCGACCGGGTCCTTCTTCTCCTCTTCCGCGATCTGCGCGATCGTCTTCCCCTCGTCCTTTTTGAGCGACGGATCGATCACGGTGGTGACGAGGACGCCCGTCGGTCCGCCGGCTCCGAAGTACTGGTTCTCCCATTCGTCGGTGTCCTTCAACATCTCCTCGCGGGCGCGCCGGCGGAGCGCCGGGTCCTTCAGCCGCGCGAGCTCCCGGTCGCGCCCTCCCTCGCGCATCCACGGCGGGAGGCACGCGTCCAGGCCGTTCTCCGCCGCCGTCCAGGGGTACTGGTTCGCCGCGACGTCGAGGCCCTGCGCGCGCGCCTCGCGCAGCCGTTCGAGCGCGTGCGGCATTCGGCCCCAGTTGCGCTTGTCGGCCGTCTTGAAGTGCCAGATGTTCGCCGGAATGTTCGCCTCGCGGGCGATCCGGAAGACCTCGTCCATCGAGGCATCGATGCGGTTGCCTTCCGAACGCTGGTGCGTGAAATACGTTCCGCCCCGCTGCGAGGCGACGCGGGCCATCGCGATGATCTCTTCGGTCGAGTTGTAGATGTCGGGCACGTACTGGAGGGACGTCGAGACTCCGAGCGCTCCTTCCTTCATCGCCTCGCCGACGATCGATTCCATCTTCGCGAGCTCGGCGGGCGTGGCCCGGCGGTTCTCGGTGCCGATCACGAGCTGGCGGACGGTGCCGAGGCCGACGAACGTCCCGAGGTTGATCGCGGAACCCTTCTTCCGGAACGCGTCGAAATAACCCGTGAGCGTCGTCCAGTCCGGCCGCACGCCGTAGTGCTTCCAGACGTCCTCCTGCTCCGCGATCAGCTTCGGCGTCGTCGGGGCGATCGACTGCCCTTCTCCCGTCACCTCCGTCGTGATCCCCTGGGTGATTTTCGACGCGGCGCGCGGGTCGACGAGGACGTTGTATTCGGACTGCCCGAGGAGATCGATGAATCCCGGCGTCACGACGAGCGAGCGGGCGTCGATGCGGCGCCTCGCCGCCGATTTCCTCCGGCCGGAAAGGGGGCCGACGGCGGAGATCTTTCCGCCGCGGATCGCGACGTCCGCCCGGAAAGAGGGGCCGCCGGTGCCGTCGACGACGAGGCCGCCTTCGAAAACGACGTCGTCCGGAGCCGCCGCGGGCGGCGGCGCCGCGCCGGTGAGAAGGAGAAGAGCCGCCGCGGGGGCGGCGAAGAACACCCATCGTTTCATCGTGATTACTCCCGGCGGTAATCTAGCACCGGAGGAGATGACGATGAATCGGACGTTCGCCTGCGGTCTCGCCGCCATGTTGCTTTCCCTCGCGGCCGCCGTCCCTCCGGCGGCCGGCGCCGATCCCGTCCCGGCGTCGCGGCCGGTCGCGCGGATCTGGCGCGGTCACGTGCGATCCGCCGAAGCCGACGCCTACCAGAAGTATCTCGACGAGGCCGGAGTCGCGAAGATCCGGAAGATCGCGGGAAACACGGGCGTGCAGATGTTTCGCCGGGAAGAGGGGACGACGACGGAATTCGTCGTGATCTCGTACTGGAAGACGGCCGCCGACATCAAGAATTTCACCGGCCCGGACTGGGAGAAGGTGCACGCGCTGCCGGACGACCCGAAGTTTCTGGTGCCGCCGGAGGCGACCGTCGCGCACTACGAGGTCGTGGAAGACAAGTAGGAAATCGAATCGCGAGTCGGGAATCCGCGGCGCCTGACTCGTGACTCGTGATTCGCGGACTCGCGACCGCGCCGTCAGGCGCCCGACCGCGCCGCCAGGCGCCCGACTCGCGACTAGGTGGCGTACCTCTCCATCGCCTGTCGAACGGCGGCCATGGCTTCCTTCGCATCCCCTCGTCCGGTCGTCCGCGTCTTCTCGCCGCGCAGGCGGTGATAGGCCTCGAAGAACGTCGCGATCTCGTCGAAGATCCGTCCCGGCACCTCGGTGGTGTAGATCCGGTCCTCGTGCTCCCCCTCGGGCGAGGCGATGATCCGGTCGTTCGCGTCGCCGTCCGACTCCATGCGCAGAATCGCGCGCGGACGGGCGAGCACGACGCACCCGCAGAACAGCGGCTCCTCCATCAGGACGATCGCGTCGAGGGGATCGCCGTCCTCCGACCGCGTCCGCGGCAGGAAGCCGTAGTTCCACGGAAACGCGAAACCGGGCGGGAGGACCTTGGTCAGACGGAAGAGCGCGAGGTCCTCGTCCCACTTGTACTTGTTGCGGTTGCCCTTCGGCGTGTCGATGACGATCCGCAGCCGCCCGTCCTCGTCGACCGGGTCGAAATCGCGCGCGAAGTCGGTCATGAGGGATATTCTCCGCGATCCGGCGGGGAGTTTGCATCGGCCGGAGGGGGAGGGCGCCGTGGATCAGATCACCCTGAACGAGTATCTCCTCGAGGAGCAGCGCGCCCATGCCGACGCGACGGGGGAGCTGACCGAGCTCCTGAACCGCGTCGCCCTCTGCGGGAAGATCATCGCGCAGCGCCTGCGCCGGTCGACGTTGACCGGCGACACGGGCTACGCCGCGACCTCGAACGTGTACGGCGAGCGCCAGGAGAAGCTCGACGTCTTCGCCAACGACGTCTTCCTGCGGCACCTCCGGTACGGCGGGATCGTCTCGATCGCCGCGTCCGAGGAGCTGGACGAGCCGAAGGTCTTCGAGCGCGACGGGGGAGGCCACTACACGGTCTGCTTCGACCCGATCGACGGCTCGCAGAACCTCGACGTCAACGGCACGCTCGGGACGATCTTCGGGATCCGCCGCCGCCGCGGCCCGAAGGAACGCGACCACGGGCTCCTCACTTCGGGGCGCGACCAGGTCGCCGCGGGATACCTCCTCTATGGACCGGCGACCGAGATCGTGATCGCCGCCGGCGGAAAGGTCGCGATCTTCACGCTCGACGACTCGGGGGAGTTCTTCCTCTCCAAGCCGAACGTGCGCCTGCCGCCGCGCGGCCGGCCCTATGCCGTCAACGAAGGGAATGAGTCGCGCTGGAGCGAAGCGACGCGCCGCTACGTCGAGTGGCTGAAGACGCCGGATCCGAAAACCGGCGACGGGCACGCGACGCGCTATTCGGCGTCGCTCGTGGGCGACTTCCACCGGATCCTCCAGCAGGGCGGCGTCTATCTCTATCCTGCCGAGCCTTCGGATCCGAAAACGCCGAACGGCAAGCTCCGCGTTCTCTACGAGTGCCATCCGCTCGCGTTCGTCGCCGAGGCCGCCGGCGGCCGCGCGTCGACCGGTTCGGGCGCCGTCCT
Proteins encoded:
- a CDS encoding protein kinase; its protein translation is MTLASGVKLGGYQIVSPLGAGGMGEVYRAADTKLGREVAVKVLPERLAEDAEALARFEREARAVAALNHPNILGIYDFGREGGVAYAVMELLEGETLRDRLEAGAIPVRKAIDYAHQMAIGLAAAHERGIIHRDLKPENVFLTGEGRVKILDFGLAKRTSTSGADEVTSAPTLSQQTDPGTVMGTVGYMSPEQVRGLAVDARSDVFAFGAILYEMLSGRRAFRRDTASDTMSAILRDEPPELLESGRNIPPALDRIVRHCLEKNPAERFHSARDIAFDLEAVGTASTSGTARPETLPGRRIRMTPALAVAVMAAALAAGALLDRVLRRPPEPALVAIRPLTHSGKDMLPAVSPDGKTIAFTSFRDGTPRIWLKQIATGDEVALTSGSDFDPRFSPDGAQVLFLHGELPLAIPVTSTDADLYRIPVIGGTPRKIAVRTGDADWSPDGKAIAFVRVNGVPASSTLSVVGSDGGEPKEIYRVSDRLLRWPRYSPDGKTIAVSSYPALAGGSRIDFVASDGASHRTLPVPPSLGLISSVVWGASSRDLHFAQALQARYGGSRLVREDVRSGAAKPLVWLPFEVESLDSLADGVLVADGATARQNLAEIDLADPAKPPKWLTRGTSADRQPVFSPDGEWVAFSSNRSGNLDIWEVSTKTGAIRRLTEDASDDWDPGFTHDGRLIWSSARTGHLEIWQADADGSSPRAVTRQTADAENPTDTGDGWIYYALTSSSHDGLWKTKADGSGEARVGPCVNVPEVSPDGRWIACPDLNVGPIRVIRTSDGAVVPFTVDVPHPRTTDTQMGRARWSIDGRRLYFLGQDDNGVNGIYAQDFDPEKSDTRASRRKVAGFDPNLEAESFAISPDGKRLVVAFLERLYGISTIEGVPAAARRSASR
- a CDS encoding methyltransferase domain-containing protein, which codes for MPEATRTHAWGTHPEMFGPRHDHRIAMIEREIARLPPDSLVLEAAVGLGQLAQRIAGAGLRVVGIDSSFEAALFARRTAEIPVLVGDLTNLPFAAATFGGVTSGETLEHLDDDRAAASEIGRVLAPGGRVVVTVPALEILWSASDDYSEHRRRYTRAELANLFRNAGFDVEKAAFWGFPVVLVYDALFILPMNRRRSRRPTDDDAALRGIAKLGRRRWLVRAVRALFAIDRLFAFLPFGPGLLLVAHRRGGPPLPRAEAPAP
- a CDS encoding D-aminoacylase, whose translation is MKRWVFFAAPAAALLLLTGAAPPPAAAPDDVVFEGGLVVDGTGGPSFRADVAIRGGKISAVGPLSGRRKSAARRRIDARSLVVTPGFIDLLGQSEYNVLVDPRAASKITQGITTEVTGEGQSIAPTTPKLIAEQEDVWKHYGVRPDWTTLTGYFDAFRKKGSAINLGTFVGLGTVRQLVIGTENRRATPAELAKMESIVGEAMKEGALGVSTSLQYVPDIYNSTEEIIAMARVASQRGGTYFTHQRSEGNRIDASMDEVFRIAREANIPANIWHFKTADKRNWGRMPHALERLREARAQGLDVAANQYPWTAAENGLDACLPPWMREGGRDRELARLKDPALRRRAREEMLKDTDEWENQYFGAGGPTGVLVTTVIDPSLKKDEGKTIAQIAEEEKKDPVDALMDLVIADRANSYCITFIMSEDDVKAALQDPWVAFCTDSSAEAEDGIFSQEKSHPRGWASTARILAKYVRDDKVLPLETAVAKMTALSASRAHLWDRGLLRPGMAADVVAFDLDKVKVNSTFTDPVHYSSGFPYVAVNGVLVVDAGKITAARPGRILLGPGADRH
- a CDS encoding antibiotic biosynthesis monooxygenase → MNRTFACGLAAMLLSLAAAVPPAAGADPVPASRPVARIWRGHVRSAEADAYQKYLDEAGVAKIRKIAGNTGVQMFRREEGTTTEFVVISYWKTAADIKNFTGPDWEKVHALPDDPKFLVPPEATVAHYEVVEDK
- a CDS encoding inorganic diphosphatase codes for the protein MTDFARDFDPVDEDGRLRIVIDTPKGNRNKYKWDEDLALFRLTKVLPPGFAFPWNYGFLPRTRSEDGDPLDAIVLMEEPLFCGCVVLARPRAILRMESDGDANDRIIASPEGEHEDRIYTTEVPGRIFDEIATFFEAYHRLRGEKTRTTGRGDAKEAMAAVRQAMERYAT
- a CDS encoding class 1 fructose-bisphosphatase, encoding MDQITLNEYLLEEQRAHADATGELTELLNRVALCGKIIAQRLRRSTLTGDTGYAATSNVYGERQEKLDVFANDVFLRHLRYGGIVSIAASEELDEPKVFERDGGGHYTVCFDPIDGSQNLDVNGTLGTIFGIRRRRGPKERDHGLLTSGRDQVAAGYLLYGPATEIVIAAGGKVAIFTLDDSGEFFLSKPNVRLPPRGRPYAVNEGNESRWSEATRRYVEWLKTPDPKTGDGHATRYSASLVGDFHRILQQGGVYLYPAEPSDPKTPNGKLRVLYECHPLAFVAEAAGGRASTGSGAVLDVVPDDAHARCPLAIGSTEEVDRYEQFVAGKA